One window of the Rissa tridactyla isolate bRisTri1 chromosome 9, bRisTri1.patW.cur.20221130, whole genome shotgun sequence genome contains the following:
- the DUOX2 gene encoding dual oxidase 2 has protein sequence MQPVEKMLSFTMVLLVTWTLVGAQENISWEVQRYDGWYNNLLHHSRGTVGARLLRLLPANYADGVYQALQEPHVPNARQLSNTVARGPSGLPSRRNTTVLAVFFGFHVLSDILGTEKPGCPAEFLNIHIPPGDHVFDPAATGEVVLPFQRIQWAMETGQSPNSPREQTNEVTGWLDGSSIYGPSHSWSDALRSFSRGQLASGPDGRLPRETDGRVPMWKALDPSTGQGGPQGIYDLGSAWGNENHFLQAESIAWFRYHNHRATVLAQMHPTWTDEDLFQHARKWVIATFQSIVLYEWLPTLLGTSVPEYKGYQQHLDPSLSPEFVVAARQFLATMVPPGIYKRDTQCQFQEASSPRGSFPAVRLCNSYWSRKSTGLQQAEPVDVDDLLLGMSSQIAEREDNIVVEDLQDYWYGPLKYSRTDYVASWLQRGRDFGLPTYNQARERFGLKPLQNWSDLAPHLDQQVLEKVAALYANTTARLELLPGGMLEADGSLFSAIILDQFVRLRDGDRFWFENTKNGLFTAEEIGEIRNTTFRDVLAAVTYANSTDLQPRVFVWSQGDPCPQPQQLTAQQLANCTPMTVLDYFEGSGAGFGIIIVVLCCLPLVTLFVAWIVAVFRKKDFQKLQKKQGCSVRREVTGEAVQAMEWHGPKTDSSLVYIQLQADKVLKVLDGRGSVLRSINLKAHQRVEVILSSNKGNKALLLKSPKEYDLVLLFSEEAERSIFIGKLRSYLKESGLDLHLSEMTEQSLMKRAVTQEQRKQILETFFRHLFAQVLEIDKSDAGELNFESSQKAKESLTCELSRAEFAEALGLKAHSVFVDSMFSLADKDGNGYISFREFLDILVVFMKGSPEEKSKVMFRMYDIDENGFLSKEEFLRMLRSFIEISNNCLTRDQAEQVTESMFRASGFQDRDELTWEDFHYMLRDHDSELRLTQLCVKGVPEVLKQNLHNRVSFLKKKEPKGTIADEEKDPNLNSTGHYVEREGQELRKRPFRKVNQCQLHLYTEAQRKKYERNKVQQKIQEFKRFVENYRRHIVCVVLFSAITAGLFVERAYYYAFASPSTGIAQTTFVGIIISRGSAACISFMYSYILLTMCRNLITVLRETFLNHYIPFDAAVDFHRWVAMAALIFSVLHTAGHIVNVYIFSVMPLSVLSCLFSSVFMDDGSQLPQKYYWWVFQTIPGMTGVLLLVILAVMYVFATHHFRRVSFQGFWITHHLYVLLYVLVIIHGSYALIQQPRFHIYFIIPALIYSADKLLSLSRKKVEISVVKAELLPSGVTHLRFQRPQDFDYKSGQWVRIACVALGTTEYHPFTLTSAPHEDTLSLHIRAVGPWTTRLRELYSPESLALIGKLPKLYLDGPFGEGHQEWNKFEVSVLVGGGIGVTPFASILKDLVFKSSISSKLLCKKIYFIWVTRTQRQFEWLADIIREVEEADRNDLVSVHIYITQLAEKFDLRTTMLYICERHFQKVLNKSLFTGLRSITHFGRPPFVPFFDSLQEVHPEVQKIGVFSCGPPGMTKNVEKACRQLNKKDQAYFAHHYENF, from the exons ATGCAACCTGTGGAAAAGATGTTGAGTTTCACCATGGTTCTACTGGTGACATGGACCTTGGTGG GAGCCCAGGAGAACATCTCCTGGGAGGTCCAGCGCTACGACGGCTGGTACAACAACCTGCTGCACCACAGCCGCGGCACGGTGG GTGCCAGACTGCTGCGTCTTCTACCCGCCAACTACGCAGACGGCGTCTACCAGGCACTGCAAGAGCCCCACGTGCCCAATGCTCGCCAGCTCAGCAACACAGTGGCACGGGGACCTTCCGGGCTGCCCTCCCGCAGGAACACAACCGTGCTGGCTGTCTTCTTTG GTTTCCATGTGCTCTCGGACATCCTGGGGACGGAGAAACCCGGCTGCCCTGCTGAGTTCCTGAACATCCACATCCCACCCGGAGACCACGTGTTTGACCCTGCAGCCACCGGAGAGGTGGTCCTGCCCTTCCAACGCATCCAATGGGCGATGGAGACAGGGCAGAGCCCCAACAGCCCCCGGGAACAG ACCAACGAGGTGACGGGCTGGCTGGACGGCAGCTCCATCTACGGCCCCTCGCACTCCTGGAGCGATGCCCTGAGAAGTTTCTCGAGGGGACAGCTGGCATCGGGGCCCGACGGGCGTCTGCCGAGGGAGACGGACGGCAGGGTCCCCATGTGGAAGGCTCTGGATCCATCCACGGGACAGGGTGGTCCCCAGGGAATCTACG ACCTGGGCAGTGCTTGGGGGAATGAGAACCACTTCCTGCAGGCTGAGAGCATCGCCTGGTTCCGATACCACAACCACCGGGCCACAGTGCTGGCCCAGATGCACCCCACCTGGACCGATGAGGACCTCTTCCAGCACGCTCGCAAGTGGGTCATCGCCACTTTCCAG AGCATCGTGCTGTACGAGTGGCTGCCGACCCTGCTGGGAACAAGCGTGCCAGAGTACAAAG GTTACCAGCAGCACCTGGACCCCAGCCTCTCGCCGGAGTTCGTGGTGGCTGCGAGGCAATTCCTGGCCACCATGGTGCCGCCGGGCATTTACAAAAG AGACACCCAGTGCCAGTTCCAAGAAGCGTCCAGCCCCAGAGGCTCATTCCCAGCAGTGCGGCTCTGCAACAGCTACTGGAGCAGAAAG AGCACcgggctgcagcaggcagagcctgTGGACGTGGACGACCTCCTGCTGGGGATGAGCTCACAGATCGCAGAGCGGGAGGACAACATTGTGGTGGAAGATCTCCAAG ATTACTGGTACGGGCCCCTGAAGTACTCCCGCACCGATTACGTGGCCAGCTGGCTTCAGCGCGGACGAGACTTTGGCCTGCCTACCTATAACCAAGCCCGGGAGCGATTTGGGTTGAAGCCTCTCCAGAACTGGTCGGACCTTGCCCCGCACCTGGACCAACAG GTCCTGGAGAAGGTCGCTGCTCTGTACGCCAACACCACGgccaggctggagctgctcccTGGAGGCATGCTGGAGGCTGACGGCTCCCTCTTCAGTGCCATCATCCTGGACCAGTTTGTGCGCCTGCGTGATGGCGACAGATTTTGGTTTGAAAACACCAAGAACGG GCTGTTCACAGCGGAGGAAATCGGGGAGATCCGTAATACCACCTTCCGCGACGTCCTGGCTGCCGTCACCTATGCAAACTCCACAGACCTCCAGCCCCGGGTGTTCGTCTGGAGCCAGG GTGAcccatgcccccagccccagcagctgacCGCTCAACAACTGGCCAACTGCACACCCATGACCGTGCTGGACTACTTTGAAGGCAGTGGCGCAGGCTTTGGGATCATCATCGTTGTCCTCTGCTGTCTGCCTTTAG TGACTCTTTTTGTTGCCTGGATCGTTGCTGTTTTCCGCAAGAAAGATTTCCAGAAGCTGCAGAAGAAGCAGGGCTGCAGCGTGCGGAGGGAGGTGACCGGCGAGGCAGTACAGG CCATGGAGTGGCACGGTCCCAAGACAGACAGCTCTCTCGTCTACATTCAACTCCAAGCTGACAAAGTGCTCAAAGTGCTGGATGGGAGAGGGTCTGTGCTTCGGAGCATCAACCTGAAAGCCCATCAAAGGGTGGAGGTGATCCTCTCTAGCAACAAAGGGAACAAAGCTCTGCTCCTGAAGAGCCCCAAGGAGTACGACCTG GTGCTGCTTTTCAGtgaggaggcagagaggagcatCTTCATCGGGAAGCTACGGAGCTACTTGAAGGAGAGTGGCCTTGATCTGCATCTGTCTGAGATGACGGAGCAGAGCCTGATGAAACGGGCAGTCACTCAggagcagagaaaacaaattttggaGACCTTCTTCAGGCACCTGTTTGCTCAG GTGCTGGAAATCGACAAGTCCGATGCCGGCGAGCTCAACTTCGAATcttcacagaaggcaaaggagTCTCTGACGTGTGAACTGAGCAGGGCTGAGTTTGCCGAAGCCCTGGGGCTCAAAGCCCACTCCGTGTTTGTGGACTCCATGTTCTCCCTGGCTGACAAGGATGGCAACGGCTACATCTCCTTCCGGGAGTTCCTGGATATCTTGGTGGTCTTCATGAAAG GGTCCCCAGAGGAGAAGTCTAAGGTGATGTTCAGGATGTATGACATTGATGAGAATGGGTTCCTCTCCAAGGAGGAGTTTCTGAGGATGCTCAG GTCCTTCATCGAGATCTCCAACAACTGCCTGACAAGAGACCAGGCAGAGCAGGTGACCGAGTCCATGTTTCGGGCCTCAGGGTTTCAGGACAGGGATGAGCTGACCTGGGAAGATTTCCACTACATGCTGCGGGACCACGACAGCGAGCTTCGTCTCACCCAGCTCTGCGTCAAAG GCGTCCCTGAGGTCCTCAAGCAAAACCTGCACAACCGCGTCTCCTTCCTAAAAAAGAAAGAACCAAAAGG AACCATCGCAGATGAGGAGAAAGACCCAAACCTGAACAGCACGGGCCACTATGTGGAGCGAGAAGGGCAAGAGCTGAGGAAGAGACCATTCAGAAA GGTGAACCAGTGCCAGCTGCATTTATACACTGAAGCCCAACGGAAGAAGTACGAGCGAAACAAAGTTCAGCAGAAGATCCAGGAGTTCAAGCGCTTCGTTGAGAATTACCGGCGCCACATTGTCTGCGTGGTCCTCTTCTCTGCCATCACTGCTGGCCTGTTCGTGGAGAGAGCTTACT ACTATGCTTTTGCATCCCCCAGCACCGGAATCGCACAGACCACCTTTGTGGGGATCATCATCTCCCGGGGGTCGGCTGCCTGCATCTCCTTCATGTACTCCTACATCCTGCTTACCATGTGCCGCAACCTCATCACCGTCCTGCGGGAGACCTTCCTCAATCACTACATCCCCTTCGACGCCGCCGTGGACTTCCACCGCTGGGTTGCCATGGCAGCCCTGATTTTCTCAG TGCTCCACACTGCAGGTCACATAGTCAATGTCTACATCTTCTCAGTCATGCCTCTCAGCGTGCTGTCCTGCCTCTTCTCCAGTGTCTTCATGGATGATGG GTCACAGCTCCCACAGAAGTATTACTGGTGGGTCTTCCAGACTATTCCAG GCATGACGGGAGTGCTGCTGCTCGTCATCCTGGCCGTGATGTACGTGTTTGCCACCCACCACTTCCGACGCGTCAGCTTCCAGGGTTTCTGGATCACCCACCATCTCTACGTGCTCCTCTACGTCCTG GTCATCATCCACGGCAGCTACGCGCTGATCCAGCAGCCCCGCTTCCACATCTACTTCATCATCCCAGCTCTCATCTACAGCGCGGACAAGCTGCTCAGCCTCAGCAGGAAGAAGGTGGAGATCAGCGTGGTGAAAGCCGAGCTCCTGCCCTCAG gTGTCACCCACCTCCGGTTCCAGCGGCCTCAGGACTTTGACTACAAGTCCGGGCAGTGGGTGCGCATCGCCTGTGTGGCCCTGGGCACCACCGAGTACCACCCCTTCACCCTGACCTCGGCGCCGCACGAGGACACGCTGAGCCTGCACATCCGGGCCGTGGGGCCCTGGACCACCCGCCTGCGGGAGCTCTACTCCCCCGAGAGCCTGGCCCTCATTGGCAAGCTGCCCAAG CTCTATCTGGACGGGCCCTTTGGGGAGGGCCATCAGGAGTGGAACAAGTTTGAGGTGTCGGTGCTGGTGGGGGGAGGCATCGGGGTGACGCCCTTCGCATCCATCCTCAAGGACCTGGTCTTCAAGTCATCCATCAGCTCCAAGCTGCTGTGTAAGAAG ATCTACTTCATCTGGGTGACGCGCACACAGCGGCAGTTTGAGTGGCTGGCAGACATCATTCGCGAGGTGGAGGAGGCGGACAGGAACGACCTGGTGTCCGTGCACATCTACATCACGCAGCTGGCCGAGAAGTTTGACCTGCGCACCACCATGCTG TACATCTGCGAGCGGCACTTCCAGAAGGTGCTGAACAAGAGCCTGTTCACGGGGCTGCGCTCCATCACCCATTTCGGGCGCCCTCCCTTCGTACCCTTCTTCGACTCGCTGCAGGAGGTGCACCCCGAG gtgCAGAAGATCGGGGTGTTCAGCTGTGGCCCACCCGGGATGACGAAGAACGTGGAAAAGGCTTGTCGGCAGCTGAACAAGAAGGACCAGGCGTACTTTGCACATCACTACGAGAATTTCTGA